TTACCTTATCTTGTATTTTAATAAAATTCGGATCCATAAGGGCTATCCTTTCAGCAATTGCTTTATAGGTTGGAAATTTTAACAGGGATGCCCTGCCGGACATTTCTCTGTAAATTGTAAAGATCTTGCCGCCAGCTGTTTTTAGCTGTTTTGTTGTAGTAATATATCTTCCAATGTACTTACTTTTAGCATCATACATTTCAATGTCTATAAAACTTTTATCTGTAATGGTATCTTCTGAACCGAAGCTTACAGGAAGATTAGTGAAATATCCAACCGGAACACCGTTGCTCAGGATCTCTCCCACTTTATTGACCTCAATATTCATTTTGTCAATTTTACTTCTTGTGGTATAAGCTTCCTTTGTTTTGGTATCCAGCTTTCTTTTCGGTACATTCTTGAAAATTTCATCCAGATTTTTGATATTGATTCCTTTGTTATCAATGATCTTCAATCCTTTTATGGAAGTATAAACAGCAGACTTTTCTTCTCCCGAAAATGCAGACGGAGAAATATAATCGAGTTCGATTGTTTTTTCTCTGTTATAAACCCTGTTAAGCCTGATATAACTATCTCTCACAGAGTCTACTATACTTTTATCTATGAATTCCATAGTATACATCGGAGTTTCATTCAGATCCAGGAATGTATAGACATTGGATTTGTTCGAGATTTTGGCAACATGAATACCGTCCAGACTAATAATACCTCTTTTGGTTTTGAAATTCTGGGCATTGAGGAAAATTCCCAGAATGGTAAAGAATATGATTGTACTTTTCTTCATAAAATCAGACTTTTACACAACATAAAAAAAAGTGTAACCAAAGTTACACTTTCTTGAAAATATATTTAGCTTTTCATTTAATTATTCACAAAGGATGATTCCTTTATCATGATTAAATTCTACAACACCGCTTTTGATAGGATAAGAAAAAACAGAGTCTTTGTCATTTTCTCTAGTGAAGTTTTTAGCATAAGCTTCCCCAACTGAAGTTGTATAAAGCTTTACTTTACCCCCAACTAAAGAAGAAACGATTCCTGCGTGGTTTTTCATGATGTGGAATTCACCATTTTTTCCAGGCAATAATACTGAGTCTACTTCTCCTTCAAAAACTACGTATTCTGGTGTTAAAATTTTTATATTCATTTTAATTTAGATTAAAAGATTAAAAGATTGAAGATTAAAAGATTTTTGACAAATAATGTCTCTCATCTCAGGTCTAAAAATCTTATGTCTAATTTATTACGCGTTTTCAGCTAACATTTTTTGTCCTGCTTCAATAGCTTCCTCGATAGTTCCTTTCAAGTTGAAAGCAGCTTCCGGTAAATGGTCTAATTCACCATCCATAATCATGTTGAATCCTTTGATGGTATCTTTAATATCTACCAATGATCCCGGAATACCTGTAAACTGTTCCGCTACGTGGAAAGGCTGAGATAAGAATCTCTGAACTTTTCTAGCACGGTAAACTACAGATTTATCTTCTTCAGAAAGTTCTTCCATACCAAGAATGGCAATGATATCCTGAAGCGCTTTATATCTCTGAAGAATTTCTTTTACTCTCTGAGCACAGTCATAATGTTCGTCACCAATAATTTCCGGAGCAAGGATTCTTGATGTAGAAGCCAATGGATCTACAGCAGGGTAAATACCTAATGAAGCAATTTTTCTGTCTAGTACTGTTGTTGCATCCAAGTGAGCAAATGTAGTTGCAGGAGCCGGGTCAGTTAAGTCATCCGCAGGTACGTAAACCGCCTGTACTGAAGTAATTGAACCATTTTTAGTTGAAGTAATTCTTTCCTGCATTGCACCCATCTCAGAAGCAAGCGTTGGTTGGTAACCTACCGCAGAAGGCATACGACCAAGAAGTGCAGATACCTCAGAACCAGCCTGCGTAAAACGGAAGATGTTGTCTACGAAGAAAAGTACGTCTCTACCTTGTCCGCTTTCACCACCGTCTCTGTAATACTCAGCTAATGTAAGACCAGAAAGTGCTACTCTTGCTCTTGCTCCTGGCGGCTCATTCATCTGTCCGAAAACGAATGCAGCTTTAGATTCTTTCATAGCCTCTAGGTCTACTTTTGAAAGATCCCAACCTCCGTTTTCCATAGAGTGCATGAAATCATCACCATACTTGATAATTCCTGATTCCAGCATCTCTCTTAAAAGGTCATTTCCTTCTCTCGTTCTTTCACCTACTCCGGCAAAAACTGAAAGACCTCCGTGTCCTTTTGCAATATTGTTAATCAACTCCTGGATCAATACCGTTTTACCTACACCGGCACCACCGAACAAACCAATTTTACCTCCTTTTGCGTAAGGCTCAACTAAGTCGATTACTTTAATACCTGTGAATAAAACTTCTGCAGAAGTTGAAAGTTGATCAAATTTTGGAGCTGGTCTGTGAATTGGAAGACCACCTTCCTTAGATATATTTTGAAGTCCGTCGATAGCATCCCCAACAACGTTGAATAGTCTTCCGTTTACAGCTTCACCAATTGGCATTGTAATAGGATTTCCGTATCCAATTACCTCCTGCCCTCTCTGAAGACCGTCTGTAGCATCCATTGCGATACATCTTACTGTATCTTCACCAATATGCTGTTCTACTTCTAAGACTACTTTTTCACCGTTTCCTTTTGTAATTTCTAACGCATCATAGATACTTGGAACTGCTTCCACATCTGTGAAGACAACGTCGATTACCGGACCAATAATTTGAGAAATTTTACCTTTAATTTGGTTTGCCATTGCTAAATTTTTTCTTGGTGCAAATATAATGATTCTTCACTAACCCGCAATTGGTAAAAAAAAGATTTTTATCATACTTTTTTAAAAAATGTAGGAATATAACAATGCAGCAATTTTCCAATAATAACTCAGTAAAACAGGCAATTTTATTGTTATACTATTACATTGTTATATTGTTACATTATTTCTATATTTGCAGTCAAATTTTTTCGTTTTGAAAGTTTTCAAGAATTTTACAGATTATTCCTCTCAAAAGCCTTTAGCGTTGTCTTTAGGAATGTTTGACGGAGTGCATCTGGGACACAAAAGCATTATTGATGAGCTGATAAAAGTGGGCACAAAGAACAATCTGGAAACTGCTATACTTACTTTTTGGCCACATCCACGGTTTGTTTTTAATCCTAATGAAGATCTTAAACTTCTTAATACAGTAGATGAAAAGAAAGAACTGATCGAAAAATACGGTGTTGATCATTTATTTCTTAAAGAATTTGATGATGAATTCAGAAATCTTACGGGAGAAGAGTTTGTGCGCCAGATCCTGATTGACAAACTGAACGTAAAATATCTTATTATAGGCTACGACCATTCATTCGGAAAAAATAAAAGCGGAAATTTTGAGCTTCTTCAAAAGCTTTCCCAAGAACTGGATTTTGTTGTTGAACAGATGGAAGCCATCAATATCCACGAAAACAATATCAGCTCAACGAAGGTCCGCAACGCTCTTCTAACAGGGAATATTAAAGAAGCTAATGAAATGCTTGGCTATTCCTACTCTGTCTCCGGAACAGTAGTTCACGGAAAAAAGATCGGAAGAACAATCGGTTATCCTACCGCTAATATTGACACAGAATCTATCAAACTGCTTCCTAAAAAAGGAGCCTATATCGTAGAAACTGAAGTAAAAGGCCAGCAATATAAAGGAATGCTGAGCATTGGCACCAATCCTACAGTGAACGGAGAAAAATTAACAGTTGAAGTTTATATTCTTGATTTTGAAGATGATATCTATGATGAAAAAATCACAGTACGATTTAGAGATTTCCTTCATGATGAGATTAAATTTGAAGGTCTTGAAAAGCTGATTGAAAGACTGGACGAAGATAAAAGACTCACCCAGGCTTTTCAATTCTAAGAATTTACAATTTCCTCTTTCGCTTTTTTCGTTAATGAATTAAATACCAATTCATAAGAATGATCTATTAATTTAAAGATCAGATCTCTTTTTAAACCATCTACAAATACCGAATTCCAGTGGGTTTTATTCATATGAAATGCACCTGTGATCTGCGGATGCTGCTCGCGGAGTTCTGCGCTCCATTCAGGATCGGTCTTTACGTTGATCCCCAACGGCTGCCTTTCAAGTCCCATTAATAAGAACATTTTTGTTCCTACTTTCATCACAAGCGTTTCATTATCAAAAGGAAAGGTTTCTGTAACTCCTTTTTTGGCAAGGCAGTAGTCTAAAATTTCGTTAGCATCCATGAATTTTTATAAATGATAAGTGATTAATGATCATTGATATTAATTTCAAATGTAGTAAATTTAAGAAAGAAATCATATCATAACCAATCCCAATTATTATGAAAGCTTTGGTAATAGGCGCTACAGGTGCTACAGGAAAAGATCTGGTCAAGCAACTGCTTGATGATAAAGAATTTGATAAAGTTGATATCTTTGTAAGAAAACCGGTTAATATCCAAAATGATAAACTGCATGTTCATGTGGTCAATTTTGAGAAACCGGAAGAATGGAAGGATCTGGTAAAAGGAGATGTCGCATTTTCCTGCCTGGGAACTACGCTTAAAGATGCCGGTGGCAAGGAAGCTCAGAAAAAAGTGGATTATAATTATCAGTATGAATTTGCGAAAGCAGCCAAAGAAAATAATGTTGAAGATTATATTCTGGTTTCTGCTTATGGAGCAAACCCTGCATCTAAAATTTTCTATTCCAAAATGAAAGGTGAGCTGGAAGAAGCTGTAAAACAGCTACATTTTACGAAGATTACCATTTTCAAACCGGGAATGCTGGAAAGAAAGGATTCTGAAAGAACCGGAGAAGTTCTGGGCAGCAGAATTATAAAATTTGCAAATAAACTGGGCTTATTGGAAAGTCAAAAACCTTTGCCAACAGATGTTTTAGCTAAGGCAATGATCAATTCCTCCAAAATAAAAAGCAATGGCTATTCCAGTATTAAGCTTGGAAATATTTTCTGTTTTGCGGAGAAGACCAATGAGTAGTTGATAGAGAATCAGTAATGTAGCAGTAATTTATTTCGTGGTTTTACTGTTCATACTTTTGCCTAATTTTTCATATTCAATATCATTAGGTTCCCAAAGCTCTATTTTATTTCCTTCTATATCCATGATGTGTACAAACTTTCCGTACTCATAAGCCTCGATCTTATCTACAACCGTCACATTTTCTTTTTTAAGCTCTTCAACCAGTTTTTCAAGATTTTGTACCCGGTAGTTGATCATGAAATCTTTTTCTGAAGGTTGAAAATATTTTGTTTTCTCATTGAAAGGGCTCCACTGGCTAAATCCTTTTTTAGAATTATCGGCACCCTGGTACCACTCGAATACAGCTCCATATTCATTAGTATTAAGACCTAAATGTTCCTGATACCATGCTCTCATTTTTTTAGGATCTTTGCATTTAAAAAAGATTCCGCCAATTCCTGTTACTCTTTTCAGATCTTCCGAACTATTTTCTGTAGCTGATTTAAAGGCAAACCCTAACATAAAAGAGGCAAGAATACATAGAGTAAAAATGATTTTTTTCATGAGCAAAGTGTTATTGTTTTTGTAAAAATATATTTTCTATTTCAAATATTTTGAAATATTACCGGTTATTATCAGCTATAAACGCTTCGACTTCGCTCAGCGTGACAGCTCTAATACTATTTGTATGGTAGAAAATGTCACGCTGAGCGAAGCCGAAGTGTTATCTTTATTTTTTATCTTACTTCAGATACTTAGTAATAGCTTCGTCAGTAGGTTTTGTTGTACTCACGAAAGTATCTACCAGCTTTCCGTTTTCATCGATCAGGAATTTGGTAAAGTTCCAAAGAATCGTAGTATTTTTTACTCCATTCAGCTCCTTTTCAGTCAAATACTTGAAGATAGGTGCTGTGTCGTCACCTTTTACAGAAACTTTAGCCGCCAGGGGGAATGTAACTCCATAGTTTTTCTGGCAAAAAGCTCCAATCTCGGTATTGGTTCCAGGTTCCTGTCCTCCGAAGTTATTCGCAGGGAATCCTACAATGACCAGTTTGTCTTTATATTCTTCATATACTTTCTCCAGATCTGCATACTGCGGAGTAAATCCACATTCTGATGCGGTGTTCACAATAAGGATTTTCTTTCCTTTAAAATCTGCAAAGTTGATTTCTTTGCCATCCAGGCTTTCAACTTTAAAGTCATATATTGTTTTTCCCATAAGTTCTTTGGTTTTAGCTTGAGAAACTTCACTTTTCTGATTGGTACAGCTCTGTAAAAATGCCACAAAAGAAAGCAGCAATAAGAAAATATTTTTCATTCTTATCTATTTTAATGGCAGTTTTGCCAATGTTACTTTTTTTAAAACTTAAAAATATTTGCGGGAAAAACTTTATTTACCTCAATCTTGTTCAGGATCATAACGTAATCACCATCTTTTTTAGAACTGGAAGATTCTATTCTGAAAGACATAACAAGGCTTCCTACTTTTTTATAATCCGAATATACAACTGTTTCATCTTTTTTTACCTCTTTTAAAAGCATAAAAGTTTTTACATCAAAATAGTAAATGTTCTTATTGACATTTTTGGTCAGTTCTACTTTGTGACAGTAGATCTCTCCTACTTTTTCTTTTCCAAGATATTTGGCTTCAAAACCTTTATTTTCCCAATCGATGAAATCATTATCAAAGCTTTCCGATACATATTCCGGGTATACCTGCAGCTTATTGGTGGCATAATTCATCGCATAGCCTTTTGTACCGTCAAAGCCCTCAATTGCTGTTTCTTTTCCATTGATGCTGATAATAGTCTTGGTAAGATTGGGGCGTTGCTGGTAAATTTTTATAGGATATTCATCTTTGATCCCCAGAATCACTTTTCCCTGCAACAATACTGAATTCAGAAGCTTCCAATTCGTTAATCCTCCGGACAGTTCTATATTTTTGTCTATAATTTCTTTTGCAGTCTGAGAATACAGTGAAGTGGTAAGCGTTAAAAGGACTAAGTATATTATTTTTTTCATTTATTTCTTTTAAAATAATGGTCTAAAGAAGGTCTGAAAATAAATTTTGATTCATTCTGTTTCTTTTTGGGGATCAGATTTTCATTTACGTAAGTGAAAACTGTTCCAAGATCTTCTTTAAAATCTAATGGTTTTGCAAGATATACTATTTTATTTTCAAATTTATAATTAATAGGATCTTTTATACTTTGCTGCTGAGATGGTATGGTTAAATACGATGGATAGATTTTGTCATTTTTAAATTCCAGCACAAGAAATGTGTAGATATCGATCGCTCCATTTGTTGTTGCCTGACAGCTATGGCGTATTTGGGCATAGAATTTTTTATTATTCAAATTCTGAGATTTCAGATGGGGAACAGCAAAACAATACTATTAAAAATAAAACCCTCATGTATAGCCTGTATATTCATTCAAATATAAGAGGAATTGGGCAAAAAAACAAAAGCACTGAGTGCAGGTAATGTTAATGTTTTCCCAATCTATTTTTAAATTAATTTCCGTGCTTTCTCCAGATCTTCGGGCGTATCGATCCCTACTCCGATGAAATTGGTTTCTATCAATTTGATTTTCATACCATATTCAAGATAGCGGATGCATTCTATCTTCTCTGATATTTCCAGCGGCTTCATTTCCAACTTGGAGAACTGGAGCAAAGCATGTTTTCTGAAGGCATATACACCAATATGCTTAAAATAACTGATGTCATATGAAGTTTCCCTGTGAAAAGGAATCACAGAGCGGCTAAAATAGAGGGCAAACCCATTATTATCGGTAATAACTTTTACATTATTCGGGTTTTCAATCTCTTCTTTTTCTGTCAGCTTTATCTTTAATGATGCCAGAGAAATTTCCTGATTATCATCATCGTTAAAAACGTCGATAAGCTGCCTTAGAGGCTCTAATTTAAGGAAAGGTTCATCTCCCTGGACATTAATCACAATATCACAATCGATGTTCTGAACGGCCTCCGCAATACGGTCACTTCCTGTTTCATGCTGCCCAGTCATAACGGCTTTTCCACCATTTTTCACGATTTCATCAAAAATAATTTCTGAATCCGTAGCCACAAATACTTCATCGAATAGTCCTGTTTCCAAAACATTCTGATAGGTAGTCATGATTACTGTTTTTTCGCCCAACATCTGCATCAGCTTTGCCGGAAAACGGCTTGCTTCGTAACGGGCAGGAATGACAGCTATGATTTTCATTGTAAAAAAGTTATGAGTTATGAGTTATTAATTATGAGTTATGAGTTTTTATTCTTCGTCGTTATTATGATGCTCCTGATAATTTTTAACAATTCTGTTGCCTGAGCATTTAAGCCTTCAAATTCTTCTTTAGAAATATAATCTGTTGCATATAAAAGCTCTAGCCAATATAACGTTTCATCACATTCCTTCTGGGAAATTGACAGCTTATGGATAAAATCCATTCTGCTTTGAGCATTTAAAGCTTCTCTAATATTGGCACCGACAGATGTTCCGGAGCGTAGCAATTGCTTGGAGAGTGTGAATTCTTTTTTATCAACAATTATTCTTTTATAAAAACGAACAATATTTACTGCAAATTCAAAGCTCTTCTTACCAACAATACTTTCGCTCATAACTCATAATTAATAACTTATAACTTTTTAGTATATTATTTTAAAGCGTTTAAAGCATTTTCAAGCTTCGGAAGCATTACTTTGATCTCATCCACAGCCAAACCTCCTACAGAAGCACGGAACCAAGGCTCAGATTTTGCTTCTCCGAATGCTGAAAACGGAACCAGAGCAACTCCGGCATCATTAATTAAATAGAATACCAGGTCAGAAGAATTTTCAATCACAGACCCGTCGGGTTTTGTTTTTCCGATATAGTCTAATCTGATCGTAAGGTATAAAGCACCCATGGGTTCTATACTTTCTACAGCCAATCCTTTTCCTTTTAAATCCTGGATTCCACCGTGAAGAACTTTTAAGCTTTCTTCTAATTTGCCTTTGAAATCTTCTACGAAAACATTTACATTGTCAGGGTTTTCAAAGAATTTCGCGGTAGCTTCCTGTTCAGGCTTCGGTGCCCACGCTCCAACGTGTGTCAGCAAGGCTTTCATTTTATCCAAAATGTGAGCCGGACCGAATCCCCATCCTACACGCACTCCCGTTGCAG
The Chryseobacterium sp. W4I1 DNA segment above includes these coding regions:
- a CDS encoding F0F1 ATP synthase subunit epsilon, which gives rise to MNIKILTPEYVVFEGEVDSVLLPGKNGEFHIMKNHAGIVSSLVGGKVKLYTTSVGEAYAKNFTRENDKDSVFSYPIKSGVVEFNHDKGIILCE
- the atpD gene encoding F0F1 ATP synthase subunit beta, whose translation is MANQIKGKISQIIGPVIDVVFTDVEAVPSIYDALEITKGNGEKVVLEVEQHIGEDTVRCIAMDATDGLQRGQEVIGYGNPITMPIGEAVNGRLFNVVGDAIDGLQNISKEGGLPIHRPAPKFDQLSTSAEVLFTGIKVIDLVEPYAKGGKIGLFGGAGVGKTVLIQELINNIAKGHGGLSVFAGVGERTREGNDLLREMLESGIIKYGDDFMHSMENGGWDLSKVDLEAMKESKAAFVFGQMNEPPGARARVALSGLTLAEYYRDGGESGQGRDVLFFVDNIFRFTQAGSEVSALLGRMPSAVGYQPTLASEMGAMQERITSTKNGSITSVQAVYVPADDLTDPAPATTFAHLDATTVLDRKIASLGIYPAVDPLASTSRILAPEIIGDEHYDCAQRVKEILQRYKALQDIIAILGMEELSEEDKSVVYRARKVQRFLSQPFHVAEQFTGIPGSLVDIKDTIKGFNMIMDGELDHLPEAAFNLKGTIEEAIEAGQKMLAENA
- a CDS encoding bifunctional riboflavin kinase/FAD synthetase, with the translated sequence MKVFKNFTDYSSQKPLALSLGMFDGVHLGHKSIIDELIKVGTKNNLETAILTFWPHPRFVFNPNEDLKLLNTVDEKKELIEKYGVDHLFLKEFDDEFRNLTGEEFVRQILIDKLNVKYLIIGYDHSFGKNKSGNFELLQKLSQELDFVVEQMEAINIHENNISSTKVRNALLTGNIKEANEMLGYSYSVSGTVVHGKKIGRTIGYPTANIDTESIKLLPKKGAYIVETEVKGQQYKGMLSIGTNPTVNGEKLTVEVYILDFEDDIYDEKITVRFRDFLHDEIKFEGLEKLIERLDEDKRLTQAFQF
- a CDS encoding MmcQ/YjbR family DNA-binding protein gives rise to the protein MDANEILDYCLAKKGVTETFPFDNETLVMKVGTKMFLLMGLERQPLGINVKTDPEWSAELREQHPQITGAFHMNKTHWNSVFVDGLKRDLIFKLIDHSYELVFNSLTKKAKEEIVNS
- a CDS encoding NAD(P)H-binding protein, whose product is MKALVIGATGATGKDLVKQLLDDKEFDKVDIFVRKPVNIQNDKLHVHVVNFEKPEEWKDLVKGDVAFSCLGTTLKDAGGKEAQKKVDYNYQYEFAKAAKENNVEDYILVSAYGANPASKIFYSKMKGELEEAVKQLHFTKITIFKPGMLERKDSERTGEVLGSRIIKFANKLGLLESQKPLPTDVLAKAMINSSKIKSNGYSSIKLGNIFCFAEKTNE
- a CDS encoding VOC family protein — translated: MKKIIFTLCILASFMLGFAFKSATENSSEDLKRVTGIGGIFFKCKDPKKMRAWYQEHLGLNTNEYGAVFEWYQGADNSKKGFSQWSPFNEKTKYFQPSEKDFMINYRVQNLEKLVEELKKENVTVVDKIEAYEYGKFVHIMDIEGNKIELWEPNDIEYEKLGKSMNSKTTK
- a CDS encoding glutathione peroxidase is translated as MKNIFLLLLSFVAFLQSCTNQKSEVSQAKTKELMGKTIYDFKVESLDGKEINFADFKGKKILIVNTASECGFTPQYADLEKVYEEYKDKLVIVGFPANNFGGQEPGTNTEIGAFCQKNYGVTFPLAAKVSVKGDDTAPIFKYLTEKELNGVKNTTILWNFTKFLIDENGKLVDTFVSTTKPTDEAITKYLK
- a CDS encoding histidine kinase; translated protein: MKKIIYLVLLTLTTSLYSQTAKEIIDKNIELSGGLTNWKLLNSVLLQGKVILGIKDEYPIKIYQQRPNLTKTIISINGKETAIEGFDGTKGYAMNYATNKLQVYPEYVSESFDNDFIDWENKGFEAKYLGKEKVGEIYCHKVELTKNVNKNIYYFDVKTFMLLKEVKKDETVVYSDYKKVGSLVMSFRIESSSSKKDGDYVMILNKIEVNKVFPANIFKF
- the kdsB gene encoding 3-deoxy-manno-octulosonate cytidylyltransferase, which encodes MKIIAVIPARYEASRFPAKLMQMLGEKTVIMTTYQNVLETGLFDEVFVATDSEIIFDEIVKNGGKAVMTGQHETGSDRIAEAVQNIDCDIVINVQGDEPFLKLEPLRQLIDVFNDDDNQEISLASLKIKLTEKEEIENPNNVKVITDNNGFALYFSRSVIPFHRETSYDISYFKHIGVYAFRKHALLQFSKLEMKPLEISEKIECIRYLEYGMKIKLIETNFIGVGIDTPEDLEKARKLI
- a CDS encoding four helix bundle protein, which encodes MSESIVGKKSFEFAVNIVRFYKRIIVDKKEFTLSKQLLRSGTSVGANIREALNAQSRMDFIHKLSISQKECDETLYWLELLYATDYISKEEFEGLNAQATELLKIIRSIIITTKNKNS